Proteins encoded within one genomic window of Episyrphus balteatus chromosome 1, idEpiBalt1.1, whole genome shotgun sequence:
- the LOC129906745 gene encoding intraflagellar transport protein 80 homolog produces the protein MKLKTHISKEVIHKSPLSCVGWSSNEEIYSVSDDHQIYKWNSMNRDTAEVAKLPDDFIPTDMHWLLGRGSGGGGGGKSSDTLLISSSDGRFVILNKSARVERNISAHSLAISSGRWSPDGAGLLTASEDGIIKIWSRSGMLRSTVVQSDEAIRFARWSPNSSAIVFCQSGFISIKPLAANSKITRWRAHDGLVLCLSWSTQNDLIASGGEDFRFKIWDSQGANIFTSSLEEYAITSIEYNPEKDVFVVGSFNSLKLCSSSGWSHGSTRFNSPSVGSVYGISWSPDGAQIACGTSTGALIVGHIIGKQLISRNLKATTTGRKSVLLQDISNATSDVLEFPERVINFALGYGHLIVATSNQIQIFNEKYINTPTIIEGRSDVRHLEVCKKYFLVLDSSSIWIYNYTGRLHLNPRYQGSQAQIPLLTTKCLSLGLDVLAIRDNSDTAVVYTFDLIPGASRQYEPHPIRAKTQIAEISACKAGNADDQFIVFLDGNRELYITPSRNLSEKSEIFKIGTQVISVMWASETNILVGLHDTCFSIWYCPGEGATDPTIIALTTITIDTAELGKNISIESFEDAIISFRSSGALLAINVNIYCEILHRTLMDGQWQQALKICRLAQSTILWATLAAIATRKNQLSISEEAYSAALQVDKVSYLQYIKDLPPTSAEQMAENSLMLGRLIEAETILVHGKKFHEAISLCIRMHNWRRALEIAEKNGIDFEVVIEQRKKYLEALGKPEFDEMFLKFVEKDEQETD, from the exons ATGAAGTTAAAAACTCACATTAGCAAGGAAGTTATTCATAAATCTCCATTATCCTGTGTTGGTTGGAGTAGCAATGAAGAAATATATTCAGTTAG TGACGACCATCAAATTTATAAATGGAATTCTATGAATCGTGACACCGCTGAAGTGGCCAAACTACCCGATGATTTTATACCCACCGATATGCATTGGTTGTTAGGACGTGGTTCaggtggcggtggtggtggcAAAAGTAGTGATACACTGTTAATATCAAGCAGTGATGGGCGTTTTGTgatattaaataaaagtgcTCGTGTTGAAAGAAATATTTCAGCTCACTCATTGGCTATTAGTTCGGGTCGTTGGAGTCCTGATGGAGCAGGACTTTTGACAGCTTCAGAAGAtggaattattaaaatttggtCAAGATCTGGAATGTTGAGATCCACTGTGGTACAAAGTGATGAGGCAATACGATTTGCTCGATGGTCACCAAATTCATCGGCTATTGTGTTTTGTCAAAGCGGATTTATATCTATTAAGCCATTGGCAGCAAATAGTAAGATAACAAGG TGGCGAGCTCATGACGGCCTTGTTCTCTGCCTAAGTTGGTCAACTCAAAACGACTTAATTGCTTCGGGTGGTGAAGATTTTCGATTCAAAATTTGGGACTCTCAAGGTGCAAATATTTTCACCAGCTCATTGGAAGAATATGCAATAACCTCAATCGAATACAATCCCgaaaaggatgtttttgttGTGGGTTCTTTCAATAGCTTGAAGCTTTGTAGTAGCTCCGGATGGTCACATGGAAGTACAAGATTCAATTCTCCATCAGTTGGATCGGTTTATGGAATATCTTGGTCCCCAGATGGAGCTCAAATAGCTTGTGGAACTTCAACTGGAGCTTTAATAGTTGGTCATATTATTGGAAAACAATTGATTTCAAGAAATTTGAAGGCTACAACAACTGGACGTAAATCAGTGTTGTTGCAGGATATTTCAAATGCAACCTCGGATGTTTTGGAATTTCCTGAGAGAGTTATAAATTTTGCTTTGGGATATGGCCATTTGATTGTGGCAActtcaaatcaaattcaaattttcaatgaGAAATATATTAATACTCCAACAATTATTGAAGGCAGAAGTGATGTTAGACATCTTGAAGTTTGTAAGAA GTACTTTCTCGTTCTAGACTCTTCTTCAATTTGGATCTACAATTATACAGGGCGATTGCATTTGAACCCACGTTATCAGGGTTCTCAAGCTCAAATTCCTCTTCTTACCACAAAGTGCTTATCATTGGGTCTTGATGTTTTAGCAATTCGAGATAACTCAGATACTGCAG TTGTTTACACGTTCGATTTAATCCCTGGAGCATCAAGACAGTACGAACCCCATCCAATTCGTGCGAAAACACAAATTGCTGAAATTTCTGCATGCAAAGCTGGTAACGCTGATGACCAATTTATTGTGTTTCTCGATGGAAATCGTGAACTTTATATTACTCCAAGTCGAAATCTTTCCGAAAagagtgaaatttttaaaattggaacCCAAGTTATATCGGTTATGTGGGCGAGTGAGACAAATATCTTAGTTGGACTGCATGATACTTGTTTCAGTATTTGGTATTGTCCCGGTGAAGGAGCAACTGATCCAACTATAATAGCTTTGACGACAATTACTATCGATACTGC CGAATTAGGTAAAAACATCTCGATCGAATCTTTTGAAGATGCCATAATTTCATTCCGATCTTCGGGAGCTCTTCTTGCTATCAATGTCAATATATATTGTGAAATTCTTCATCGGACTTTAATGGATGGCCAATGGCAGCAGGCTTTGAAAATATGTCGATTAGCACAGAGTACAATTTTATGGGCAACCCTAGCAGCTATTGCaacaagaaaaaatcaattgtcAATAAGTGAAGAGGCGTATTCGGCTGCTTTGCAGGTAGATAAAGTATCTTATCTACAATACATTAAG GATCTCCCACCAACAAGTGCTGAACAAATGGCTGAAAACTCTCTCATGCTAGGAAGACTGATAGAAGCTGAAACAATTCTTGTTCATGGGAAAAAATTTCATGAAGCAATATCTTTGTGCATTCGAATGCATAATTGGCGTAGAGCTTTGGAAATAGCTGAGAAGAATGGTATTGATTTTGAGGTTGTGATAGAACAGAGGAAAAAGTATTTGGAGGCTTTGGGGAAACCAGAGTTTGatgaaatgtttttgaaatttgtggAGAAGGATGAGCAAGAAActgattaa
- the LOC129906737 gene encoding glyoxylate reductase/hydroxypyruvate reductase-like has translation MDKKLPESILAKIQGKPKVIVTHPDVPQVAIDILREKCEVTVLQHCPQIRSEILEKCKGMDALFWGGHEPLNAEALDAAGPQVKCISTMTAGYDYVDVKEVKRRKIPLGHTPEVLSVAVAELAIGLMISAARRFHEGRKCIESSSWDNQSLKWMLGQEIRGAKVGFFGFGSLAQKIADRLEGFEIGGIIYNSRRPSPKGDAYKAKHVTFDELLEQSDILFIASPLTEATKGKFDDSAFDKMKSTAVLVNIGRGQVVQAKALYNALKTNKIFSAGLDVMDPEPLPSDDPLLSLPNCILVPHLGSATARTRGEMGVIAAHNVLLGLAGEPMIAPIY, from the exons atggaCAAA aaacttcCCGAAAGCATCTTGGCCAAAATCCAGGGCAAACCAAAAGTTATTGTTACCCATCCAGATGTGCCACAAGTAGCTATTGatattttaagagaaaaatGTGAAGTAACAGTTCTGCAACACTGTCCACAAATACGATcggaaattttggaaaaatgcaAAGGAATGGATGCTTTGTTTTGGGGTGGTCATGAGCCATTGAATGCTGAAGCTCTGGATGCCGCTGGACCACAAGTAAAATGTATTTCAACAATGACTGCTGGCTATGACTATGTTGATGTTAAAGAAGTCAAACGGAGAAAGATTCCATTAGGCCATACACCTGAAGTTCTTTCTGTAGCTGTTGCTGAGTTGGCAATTGGTTTGATGATTTCAGCTGCAAGACGTTTTCATGAGGGTAGAAAATGTATTGAATCATCATCTTGGGATAACCAAAGTCTCAAGTGGATGTTGGGTCAAGAGATCCGTGGAGCTAAGGTTGGTTTCTTTGGATTTGGTAGTCTTGCTCAGAAAATTGCTGATCGGTTGGAAGGATTTGAAATTGGCGGTATTATTTATAATTCGAGGAGGCCTTCACCTAAAGGTGATGCATATAAGGCAAAGCATGTGACTTTTGATGAATTGCTGGAACAGAGTGATATTCTTTTTATTGCCAGTCCATTGACTGAGGCTACAAAAGGGAAGTTTGATGATAGTGCATTTGATAAAATGAAGTCCACTGCAGTTCTTGTGAATATCGGAAGGGGAC AGGTTGTTCAAGCAAAAGCTCTTTACAATGCTTTgaaaacgaataaaattttcTCAGCTGGACTTGATGTCATGGATCCAGAACCATTACCATCTGATGATCCTCTGTTGAGTCTTCCAAATTGCa TTCTTGTTCCACATTTGGGATCAGCCACTGCTAGGACTCGTGGAGAAATGGGTGTTATTGCAGCACATAATGTATTACTTGGATTAGCTGGAGAACCGATGATTGCACCAATCTATTAG
- the LOC129906736 gene encoding glyoxylate reductase/hydroxypyruvate reductase-like, which produces MDRKLPQTVLDVLDKLKGKPKVLVTHPDVPQEAIDILSQKCKVTVLSSCPPVRTEILEKCKGMDAFLWGGHEALNAEILDAAGPQVKSISTMSAGYDFVDLEEIKKRKIPFGNTPEVLSVAVAELAIGLMISAARRFHEGRKHIESSTWNNASLKWMLGREVRGAKIGFFGFGSIAQAIADRLEGFEIGSIIYHTRRVSPAGNDYKAKHVTFDELLAQSDFIFIASPLTESTREKFNESAFNKMKSTAVLINIGRGQIVDQKALYNALKTNKIFSAGLDVMTPEPLPADDPLLSLPNCVLVPHLGSATERTRCDMGVIAAHNVLQGLAGEPMFAPVYQP; this is translated from the exons aaactTCCCCAAACCGTATTGGACGTATTGGACAAACTAAAGGGCAAACCAAAGGTCCTTGTTACCCATCCAGATGTGCCACAAGAAGCTATTgatattttaagtcaaaaatgcAAAGTCACAGTTCTTTCAAGTTGTCCACCAGTTCGAAcggaaattttggaaaaatgcaAGGGAATGGATGCATTTCTTTGGGGTGGTCATGAGGCATTAAATGCTGAGATTCTAGATGCTGCTGGTCCACAAGTTAAATCAATTTCAACAATGTCTGCTGGCTATGACTTTGTTGATCTTGAAGAAATTAAGAAAAGGAAGATTCCCTTCGGCAACACACCAGAAGTTTTATCTGTCGCAGTTGCTGAGTTGGCAATTGGATTGATGATTTCAGCTGCAAGACGTTTTCACGAAGGCAGAAAACACATTGAATCGTCAACATGGAACAATGCAAGTCTAAAATGGATGTTGGGTCGAGAGGTTCGTGGAGCTAAAATTGGTTTCTTTGGATTTGGTAGCATTGCTCAGGCAATTGCTGATCGATTGGAAGGTTTTGAAATTGGCAGTATTATTTACCATACGAGGAGGGTTTCACCTGCTGGGAATGATTATAAAGCAAAGCATGTGACTTTTGATGAATTGCTGGCACAGAGcgattttattttcattgctAGCCCACTGACTGAGTCAACAAGGGAGAAGTTCAATGAAAGTGCATTTAATAAAATGAAGTCCACTGCAGTACTTATTAATATTGGAAGGGGAC aaattGTTGATCAAAAAGCTCTTTACAATGCTTTgaagacaaacaaaattttctcagCTGGACTTGATGTTATGACACCAGAACCATTGCCAGCTGATGATCCTCTATTGAGTCTTCCAAATTGCG ttcttGTTCCACATTTGGGATCAGCTACGGAAAGAACTCGTTGTGATATGGGTGTTATTGCAGCACACAATGTTCTTCAAGGTTTAGCTGGAGAGCCAATGTTTGCACCAGTATATCAACCCTAA
- the LOC129906738 gene encoding glyoxylate reductase/hydroxypyruvate reductase-like, which translates to MTSRLFKVLVTHPEVPKQVLDTLKQKCEVIVCKNIPPLKTEILEKIQGVDAVLWAHYQPLNGEILDAAGSQLKAVSTMSSGIDYVDVAEFKKRQMPLGHTPRAVNNSVADIAIGLMISAGRLFHEGRRIIETSQWETDRHDWMMGQEISGSTIGFFGFGGIGQIIARRLLTFDIKKIIYTTRTKKDNEADFNASHVPFEQLLSESDFIIVGSPLTPETKGIFNAEAFAKMKPNCVFVNVARGQIVDQHALYNALKKRQIFAAGLDVTTPEPLPSDDPLLSVPNCIILPHRGTATAQTTIKMGNMAVQNILNVLFEGKPMLAPAYT; encoded by the exons ATGACCAGTCGATTGTTTAAAGTACTTGTAACTCATCCGGAAGTACCCAAACAAGTACTCgatacattaaaacaaaaatgcgaAGTTATAGTGTGCAAAAATATTCCACCCTTGAAAAcggaaattttggaaaaaattcaaGGAGTTGATGCAGTTTTGTGGGCACACTATCAGCCATTGAATGGCGAAATTCTAGATGCAGCCGGAAGTCAGCTAAAAGCTGTTTCGACTATGTCATCTGGCATTGATTATGTTGATGTAGCCGAGTTCAAGAAACGCCAAATGCCATTGGGACACACTCCAAGGGCAGTAAATAATTCAGTTGCTGACATTGCCATTGGATTAATGATATCAGCCGGGAGATTGTTTCATGAAGGAAGACGCATCATAGAAAC TTCACAATGGGAAACAGATCGACATGATTGGATGATGGGCCAGGAAATCAGTGGCTCTACTATAGGCTTCTTTGGATTTGGTGGAATTGGTCAGATTATTGCCCGAAGGCTGCTAACTTTTGATATCAAGAAAATTATTTACACTACAAGGACGAAAAAGGACAACGAAGCTGATTTTAATGCAAGTCATGTTCCATTTGAACAATTGTTGAGTGAAAGTGATTTTATAATTGTGGGAAGTCCTCTAACTCCCGAAACAAAAGGAATTTTCAATGCTGAAGCTTTTGCTAAAATGAAACCGAATTGTGTTTTTGTAAATGTTGCAAGAGGAC AAATTGTTGATCAACATGCACTTTATAATGCTTTGAAGAAGCGACAAATTTTTGCTGCAGGACTTGATGTGACAACACCAGAACCATTGCCAAGTGATGATCCGCTGTTAAGTGTTCCAAATTGCA TTATTCTTCCCCATAGAGGTACAGCAACAGCACAAACGACAATCAAAATGGGTAATATGGCTGTACAAAATATATTGAATGTCCTTTTTGAAGGTAAACCAATGTTAGCTCCTGCTTatacataa